One genomic region from Leptospira tipperaryensis encodes:
- the infB gene encoding translation initiation factor IF-2 has protein sequence MEDKNKTIKETLQGAADAGKRKKLIIKKKGDESPSSPSASASPKKESTAESSAPSKPVTPLPPRGDSGQSPIVRQAPSSQRDVKSEEPPPRRQDSGPHGSPQRPPREPGGDSSYPPSPSPFQKEDSSIIVSRPIARPAPRPNTGGGGYQGNRGPGQGGGYQGGGGGYQGNRGPGQGGGGYQGGGTGYQGNRGPGQGGGGGYQGNRGPGQGGGTGYQGNRGPGQGGGPGYQGNRGPGQAPGPGNRFGGSGPGNRSGGPGGRPMPITSAEVELSQARGAAGASKKKGHDKEKSIGDKRDFSGAENTKFFKQRFKKSKVVGISGISVPKEITILENVQVGELAKKMNLKPGDVIGKLMKMGMMVTINNIIDAETAGLLADEYGCKVKVVSLYEETIIEEEKDSPEDYINRPPVVTIMGHVDHGKTKLLDTIRTSSVIDTESGGITQHIGAYQVRTARGLITFLDTPGHEAFTSMRARGAKVTDIVVLVVAADDGVMPQTLEAISHAKAAEVPIIVAINKIDLPTANPDKIMQELANHGLQTEEWGGQTMYAKISARENIGIDKLLEMILLQAEVMDLKSNPKRKAKGTIIEAKLDPGRGSVATVLIQNGTLRVGDPFVAGIFSGRVRAMYNDLGQSVEEAGPAFPAQVTGIDGVPDAGAPFDAMADEKEARNISQHRIEFERIGNAGAAAGSASKVTLENMNEFIKQGALKELKVIIKADVRGSAEAIKESLEKLSTPEVKLNVIQSGAGAIVDMDVMLASASNALIIGFHVRANPKTIALAEKEQVQIKYYNIIYQVVDEIKLAMEGLLEPEKIEEVIGTAEIREIFKVSKVGNIAGCMVTSGKIAKSANVRVISEGVIKFDGKLKSLKRVKDDVSDVVSGFECGIQVDGFNDFKSGDIIEAYNVTVIKRKLE, from the coding sequence ATGGAAGATAAAAATAAGACGATCAAGGAAACGCTCCAGGGCGCGGCGGATGCGGGAAAACGCAAGAAGCTGATCATTAAGAAGAAAGGGGACGAATCACCTTCGTCTCCTTCCGCCTCTGCATCTCCTAAGAAAGAATCGACGGCAGAATCCTCTGCACCGTCAAAACCGGTAACACCGCTTCCTCCGAGAGGGGATTCCGGTCAGTCGCCGATCGTTCGTCAGGCACCTTCCTCTCAGAGAGACGTGAAAAGCGAAGAACCTCCTCCGAGAAGACAAGATTCCGGTCCTCACGGTTCTCCGCAGAGACCTCCTCGCGAACCAGGAGGAGATTCTTCCTATCCTCCTTCCCCATCTCCTTTTCAAAAAGAAGATTCCAGCATTATCGTATCTAGACCGATCGCAAGACCTGCACCTCGTCCGAATACGGGCGGCGGCGGTTATCAAGGCAACCGTGGTCCCGGCCAGGGCGGCGGCTACCAAGGTGGCGGCGGTGGTTATCAAGGAAATCGCGGACCCGGCCAGGGCGGGGGCGGCTACCAAGGTGGCGGAACTGGTTACCAAGGAAATCGCGGACCTGGTCAAGGCGGGGGCGGTGGTTATCAAGGAAACCGTGGGCCGGGACAAGGTGGTGGAACTGGTTATCAGGGAAATCGCGGACCGGGACAAGGCGGCGGACCTGGTTATCAAGGAAACCGTGGACCGGGACAAGCTCCTGGACCGGGAAATCGTTTTGGCGGCAGTGGACCGGGAAATCGTTCCGGTGGTCCGGGCGGACGTCCGATGCCGATTACTTCCGCAGAAGTGGAACTTTCTCAAGCGAGAGGAGCCGCAGGCGCGAGTAAGAAAAAGGGACACGACAAAGAAAAATCAATCGGCGATAAGAGAGATTTTTCCGGCGCAGAGAATACAAAATTCTTCAAACAAAGATTCAAAAAATCTAAAGTTGTGGGAATTTCAGGAATCTCAGTTCCAAAAGAAATTACTATATTAGAAAATGTTCAAGTAGGCGAACTCGCCAAAAAGATGAACTTAAAACCGGGAGACGTCATCGGAAAACTCATGAAAATGGGAATGATGGTGACGATCAACAATATCATCGACGCGGAAACCGCGGGCCTTTTGGCGGATGAATACGGTTGTAAGGTAAAAGTGGTCTCTCTTTACGAAGAAACCATCATCGAAGAAGAAAAAGACAGTCCTGAAGATTATATCAATCGTCCTCCTGTCGTCACCATCATGGGTCACGTCGACCACGGTAAGACGAAGTTGTTGGATACGATTCGTACCAGTTCCGTGATCGACACCGAGTCCGGTGGAATCACTCAGCATATCGGTGCGTATCAGGTAAGAACCGCAAGAGGACTCATTACATTCTTAGATACCCCGGGTCACGAAGCTTTCACTTCGATGAGAGCCAGGGGAGCTAAGGTTACGGATATCGTGGTTCTTGTAGTTGCAGCGGACGACGGGGTTATGCCTCAGACTCTCGAAGCGATCAGCCACGCCAAAGCCGCAGAAGTTCCGATCATCGTTGCGATCAACAAGATCGATCTTCCGACCGCAAATCCGGATAAGATCATGCAAGAATTAGCAAACCACGGACTCCAAACGGAAGAATGGGGTGGTCAGACCATGTATGCCAAAATCTCCGCGAGAGAAAATATCGGCATTGATAAACTTTTAGAAATGATTCTTCTGCAAGCCGAAGTGATGGATCTCAAATCCAATCCGAAACGGAAAGCAAAAGGAACGATCATCGAAGCAAAACTCGATCCGGGTCGCGGTTCCGTTGCAACGGTTCTCATTCAGAACGGAACGTTGCGCGTAGGCGATCCGTTTGTCGCGGGAATTTTCTCCGGTCGTGTGCGGGCGATGTACAACGATTTGGGTCAGTCGGTCGAGGAAGCAGGACCTGCATTCCCGGCTCAGGTGACCGGTATCGACGGAGTGCCTGACGCAGGAGCTCCTTTCGACGCGATGGCGGATGAAAAAGAAGCCAGAAATATTTCTCAACATAGAATTGAATTCGAAAGAATCGGAAACGCGGGTGCCGCGGCCGGATCCGCTTCGAAAGTCACTCTTGAGAATATGAACGAGTTTATCAAACAAGGCGCTTTGAAAGAACTCAAGGTCATCATCAAGGCGGACGTTCGCGGATCTGCGGAAGCGATCAAAGAATCTTTGGAAAAACTTTCCACTCCGGAAGTAAAGCTGAACGTAATTCAATCCGGTGCCGGTGCGATCGTGGATATGGACGTGATGCTCGCATCCGCTTCGAACGCTCTGATCATCGGTTTCCACGTTCGTGCGAATCCGAAGACCATCGCTCTTGCGGAAAAAGAACAGGTTCAGATCAAGTATTACAATATCATCTATCAAGTTGTGGATGAGATCAAACTCGCGATGGAAGGACTTCTCGAACCCGAAAAGATCGAAGAAGTTATCGGAACCGCGGAGATCAGAGAAATTTTCAAAGTCTCCAAGGTCGGAAATATCGCGGGTTGTATGGTTACCTCCGGAAAAATCGCGAAATCCGCCAATGTGCGCGTGATCAGCGAAGGTGTGATCAAGTTCGACGGGAAACTCAAATCTCTCAAACGGGTCAAAGACGACGTCAGCGACGTGGTCTCCGGTTTCGAGTGCGGGATTCAAGTGGATGGATTTAACGATTTCAAATCCGGAGATATCATCGAAGCTTACAACGTTACCGTCATCAAGCGTAAGCTTGAGTAA
- the rbfA gene encoding 30S ribosome-binding factor RbfA, with protein MNPIRRKKIEAEAVRTVAMMILSGKIKDPRVHMISVHRAEISEDGKNMRIFVTAICTPKKQIKVLAGLNSAAGVFQTTLSGKLSLRIAPRIQFLWDEEYIQSLDESLRLTRKPTNPD; from the coding sequence GTGAATCCGATCCGAAGAAAAAAAATCGAAGCGGAAGCAGTTCGAACCGTAGCCATGATGATCCTTTCCGGCAAGATAAAGGATCCGAGGGTGCATATGATTTCCGTTCACAGAGCGGAAATCTCCGAAGACGGAAAGAATATGCGAATCTTTGTAACTGCGATTTGTACACCGAAAAAGCAGATCAAGGTTTTGGCCGGGCTCAATAGCGCCGCCGGCGTTTTTCAGACGACGTTATCGGGAAAGTTAAGCTTAAGAATCGCGCCAAGAATTCAATTCCTCTGGGATGAGGAATACATTCAGAGTTTGGATGAATCACTCAGACTTACCAGAAAACCTACCAATCCGGACTGA